The Candidatus Thiodiazotropha endoloripes genome has a window encoding:
- a CDS encoding Mut7-C RNAse domain-containing protein, which translates to MPTVTLRFYEELNDFLPSPLRKRDIEREIQPGESLKHLIESMGVPHTEIEVVLVNGISVDLGPQLQGGERISVYPQFESLDVTPLLRLRERPLRTTRFVTDAHLGRLARYLRLLGFDTLFFNDIGDQRLVEISVSERRILLTRDRALLMRRTITHGCYVHAIEPWLQLAEVVERLDLTGQIRPFSRCMVCNGAIVAIRKEHIEEPLPDQVIRQHDQFWRCRDCRKIYWQGSHYSNLLKLIAGLVADNGSSGDVVS; encoded by the coding sequence GTGCCGACCGTCACGCTGCGATTCTATGAGGAGCTGAACGACTTTTTACCCAGCCCTCTGCGCAAGCGTGATATCGAGCGGGAGATCCAGCCCGGGGAGAGTCTGAAGCATCTGATCGAATCGATGGGGGTGCCCCATACGGAGATTGAGGTGGTGTTGGTGAACGGGATCTCGGTGGACCTTGGCCCACAACTTCAGGGCGGGGAGAGGATCAGTGTCTATCCCCAGTTCGAGTCCCTGGATGTCACCCCATTGCTGCGCCTGAGGGAGCGGCCGTTACGAACGACCAGGTTCGTCACCGATGCCCACCTGGGGAGACTGGCCCGCTATCTGAGGCTGTTGGGTTTCGATACCCTGTTCTTCAATGATATCGGCGATCAGAGGCTGGTGGAGATTTCAGTTTCGGAGAGACGGATCCTGCTGACCCGGGACCGGGCGCTGCTGATGCGCCGAACGATCACCCATGGTTGCTATGTGCATGCCATCGAGCCCTGGCTGCAGCTGGCCGAAGTGGTGGAGCGTTTGGATCTTACGGGTCAGATCCGGCCTTTCAGCCGCTGCATGGTCTGTAACGGCGCCATCGTTGCCATCCGCAAGGAGCACATCGAAGAGCCGCTGCCCGATCAGGTTATTCGCCAACATGATCAATTCTGGCGCTGCCGGGACTGCCGGAAAATCTACTGGCAGGGTAGTCACTACAGTAATCTGTTGAAATTGATTGCCGGGCTGGTTGCAGATAACGGGTCGTCTGGCGATGTGGTGTCATAA